A section of the Castanea sativa cultivar Marrone di Chiusa Pesio chromosome 12, ASM4071231v1 genome encodes:
- the LOC142620863 gene encoding amino-acid permease BAT1 homolog, whose product MTVLLLPSSLYVFAVIQFIDTHMAFREVHVGVNPRAMEIDSGEKRLNELGYKQELKREMSLFKTFAITFSTMAFFVGTPLYGPSLLYAGPASLIWGYVVVTFFTWFVGFAMAEICSSFPTTGSLYFWTAHLAGPRWGPFASWCCAWLETIGLISGIGAQAYSAAQTLQIIILLSTGTNKGGGYFAPKSVFLCIYIILIIIWAVLNSFALQVIAFLNVISVWWQVIGGFVVIIGLPLISTSTQSASYVFTHFETSPEATGIHSKPYAIILSVLLSQYCLYGYDTAAHLTEETKGADRTGPMAILSCIGIISTFGWAYILALTFCIQDPAYLFDTNNETAGAFVPAQIIYDVFNQRYHSGTGAIIILCIIWGTFFFCGLSVITGAARVVYALSRDGGIPFSPIWTKLHPKYKNPTNAVWLCAAISIILGLPILKLNVIFTAILSISTVGWVGSYAVPIFARLVMDEKHFTPGPFYLGRASKPVCLIAFIYICYTCAAFLLPTLYPIRWDTFNYAPIAISVALALILLWWFLDARKWFKGPVRNIDVQNGVY is encoded by the exons ATGACAGTTCTACTTCTCCCTTCATCTTTATATGTTTTCGCAGTTATACAATTTATAGATACGCATATGGCTTTTAGAGAGGTACATGTTGGAGTGAATCCAAGAGCTATGGAAATTGATTCTGGAGAGAAGCGTCTAAACGAGCTTGGATACAAGCAAGAACTCAAAAGAGAAATG AGTTTATTCAAGACATTCGCAATAACATTTTCGACCATGGCTTTTTTTGTTGGAACACCACTGTACGGACCAAGCCTACTTTATGCAGGCCCTGCTAGCTTGATATGGGGTTACGTTGTGGTCACATTCTTCACCTGGTTTGTTGGATTCGCCATGGCTGAGATATGCTCATCATTTCCA ACCACTGGCTCCCTTTATTTCTGGACTGCCCATTTAGCTGGACCCCGATGGGGGCCATTTGCATCATGGTGCTGCGCTTGGCTTGAAACCATAGGTCTCATTTCTGGAATTGGCGCACAG GCATACTCAGCAGCACAGACATTGCAGATAATAATTCTGTTGTCTACTGGAACAAACAAGGGTGGAGGCTACTTTGCACCAAAGAGTGTATTTTTGTGCATATACATTATCCTTATCATCATATGGGCAGTGCTCAACTCCTTTGCATTACAAGTCATCGCATTCCTCAACGTCATTTCCGTATGGTGGCAG GTAATAGGCGGATTCGTTGTAATTATAGGTCTTCCACTTATATCAACCTCAACACAATCAGCATCATATGTGTTTACTCATTTTGAAACGTCTCCTGAGGCAACTGGAATACATAGTAAACCTTATGCAATAATTTTATCAGTACTTCTAAGCCAGTACTGCTTGTATGGCTACGACACTGCAGCTCATCTAACTGAGGAAACAAAAGGCGCTGACAGAACTGGTCCTATGGCCATTCTTTCTTGTATAGGAATCATTTCAACATTTGGATGGGCTTATATCTTAGCTCTAACTTTCTGCATCCAG GATCCAGCCTATTTATTTGACACAAACAATGAGACAGCTGGTGCATTTGTACCAGCACAAATAATATATGATGTGTTTAATCAAAGGTATCATAGTGGCACAGGAGCCATAATTATCCTCTGTATCATTTGGGgaacctttttcttttgtgggcTCTCAGTCATAACCGGTGCTGCTAGAGTA GTTTATGCTCTATCAAGGGATGGTGGAATTCCATTTTCACCAATCTGGACAAAACTACATCCAAAGTATAAGAATCCAACAAATGCGGTGTGGTTGTGTGCGGCCATTTCCATTATCTTAGGACTTCCCATCTTGAAACTCAATGTGATTTTCACTGCCATCCTCTCAATTAGTACAGTTGGATGGGTGGGTAGCTATGCTGTCCCGATTTTCGCAAGGCTGGTCATGGATGAGAAGCATTTTACACCAGGTCCCTTCTATTTGGGTAGAGCAAGCAAGCCAGTTTGCTTGAtagctttcatatatatatgttataccTGCGCAGCTTTTCTATTACCAACTCTTTACCCTATCCGATGGGATACTTTCAACTATGCACCTATAGCCATCTCTGTAGCCTTGGCACTCATACTGCTTTGGTGGTTCTTGGATGCAAGGAAATGGTTCAAGGGACCAGTAAGGAATATTGACGTACAGAATGGAGTCTATTGA
- the LOC142620465 gene encoding uncharacterized protein LOC142620465 codes for MEVCKTCFEINHATNECASLSSFSNVPEQQVYAFNSYRPNYSSYSNNYNPNMRNHPYLSYKSDNVLNPPTPRNFNSPHASSSSRPSLEDALSTFIQKQSEQNQKFESMLTRLDEEVRETKSHITRLTNSLSGIEKGKLPSQTQPNPINQNLKIGSKDKHEEVKAMTILRSGREIDKSSPLVTKKYKEIPVEKEKDKTKSLGFDDIEQCPIPPPFPQALKLPKKLDTTSEILEHLHQVKINLLLLHVIKQVPAYAKVIKDLCTIKRKHHVKKTAFLTEQVSAVIQHKTPPKYKDLGCPTISCTIGDYIMEHALLDLGASVNLIPFSVYQKLGLGDLKPTSVTLQLADCSVRELRGIVKDVLVKIEHFYYLVDFIVIDYQPVLYSSVHTPIILDRHFFATANALINCRNGMMQLTFGSTTLELNIFHVAKQPHEDDDCAYVNLIEAVVQEEFNKNCFFDPLEALLNIYFDSYDLECDIDVSENFSLLDSSQVLEE; via the coding sequence ATGGAGGTGTGTAAAACCTGTTTTGAGATAAACCATGCTACAAATGAATGTGCATCACTTTCATCATTTTCAAATGTGCCAGAACAACAAGTATATGCATTTAATTCATACAGGCCAAATTATTCTTCatattctaacaattataaCCCAAATATGCGAAATCATCCGTATTTGAGTTATAAGAGTGACAATGTGTTGAATCCTCCTActccaaggaattttaattcaccacatgcatcatcatcatctagaCCTTCCTTGGAGGATGCACTTAGTACTTTCATTCAAAAGCAAAGTGAGCAAAATCAAAAGTTTGAATCCATGCTCACTAGGCTGGATGAAGAGGTAAGAGAGACCAAGAGTCATATAACTAGGCTTACAAATTCTTTGAGTGGGATAGAGAAAGGGAAGCTTCCTTCCCAAACTCAACCCAATCCCAtcaatcaaaatctaaaaattggcTCTAAGGATAAACATGAGGAAGTAAAAGCTATGACCATTTTGAGGAGTGGTAGAGAGATTGATAAAAGTTCTCCTTTAGTAACTAAGAAATATAAGGAGATCCCAGTTGAAAAAGAGAAGGATAAAACTAAGTCACTTGGATTTGATGACATTGAACAATGCCCAATCCCTCCACCATTTCCACAAGCCTTAAAATTACCTAAGAAATTGGACACTACATCTGAGatattagagcatttgcatcaagtCAAGATAAATTTACTATTATTGCATGTTATAAAGCAAGTGCCTGCATATGCCAAGGTAATAAAGGACCTATGCACTATCAAGAGAAAGCATCATGTGAAAAAGACCGCATTTCTAACAGAACAGGTAAGTGCAGTTATCCAACATAAGACCCCACCAAAGTATAAGGATCTAGGTTGTCCTACGATCTCTTGTACTATTGGAGATTACATCATGGAGCATGCATTGCTAGATCTTGGGGCAAGTGTTAATTTGATCCCATTCAGTGTATATCAAAAACTTGGACTTGGTGACTTAAAACCTACTTCAGTAACTTTACAGTTGGCCGATTGCTCTGTAAGGGAGCTGAGAGGCATTGTTAAGGATGTTTTGGTGAAAATTGAACACTTTTATtatctagttgattttattgttaTAGATTACCAACCTGTTTTATATTCTAGTGTTCATACCCCTATTATTTTGGATAGACATTTTTTTGCCACAGCTAATGCTTTAATTAATTGCAGGAATGGAATGATGCAACTCACTTTTGGTTCCACTACTTTGGAGCTAAACATATTTCATGTGGCTAAACAACCACATGAGGATGATGATTGTGCCTATGTGAACCTCATTGAGGCAGTGGTTCAAGAAGAGTTTAATAAGAATTGTTTTTTTGATCCTCTTGAAGCTCttcttaatatttattttgattcttATGATTTAGAATGTGATATTGATGtatctgaaaatttttctttgttggattCCTCACAGGTTTTGGAAGAATAA